DNA sequence from the Streptomyces sp. HUAS 15-9 genome:
CCGCCGCGGGGTCGACCACCAGGCAGACACAGCCCGCGCCGGCCGCGTACAGGGGGTCGAGTCCCAGGACGTCGAACGCCTCCCGGGCGCCGTAGGGCACCGGCAGCGCGGCCTCGTCGACCCGTACCGCGTGCCCCGAGCGTCCCGCGAACTCCCGCAGCACCGCGGCGAGTCCGCCCTCGGCGACCATCCCGGCCGCCCGCAGCGCGCCCGGCGGCAGTGCCGTACGGACCGCCTCGACCAGTCCGCCGAGCGGAGCCACGTCGCTGGGCACGTGGTACTCGAAGCCGAGCCCGGCGCGCAGCGACAGCACATGCACCGCATGGCTGCCCAGCGGCGCGGAGACGAGGATCCGGTCACCCGGGCGCAGCGTGCCGGGGTCCGGCGGCGGGTGTGTGAACACCCCGAACCCCGTTGCCGTGAGGGCGAGTCGGTCGACCTCACCGGCCCGTACGACCCGCGCGTCCACCGCCGCGACCCGTACCCCGGCCTCCTCCACCGCCTCCCGCACGGACTGCGCGGCACGGTGCAGCAGCGCGGTCGGCAGCCCCGCCTCCACGACGGCGGCCAGGGCCAGCCGACGCGGCGTCGCACCGGCGACCACCAGTGCGTTGACGGCCGCGCACACCGCGAGCCGCCCGATGTCGCCGTTGCCGAAGAACGGCGGGTCCACCACGGACGTCACGGTGCGCAGGGCGAGCGGCGCGGGACCCGGCTCTTGGACGGGTTCGGGATCGTAGAGATCGCCCAGCGCCGAGACGAAGACTCGGGTCGGTGACATGGCGCCGCGCTCGTCGCGCAGCGCCACCTGGCCCACGGGCAGGGGAACGTCGTCCCGCAGCAAGGAAATCCCCCCTTTCCGGACCCGGGAACGCGGCGGTCGGTCTCACCACCAGTCTGGGTCAGTCTGCCCCCGCGTCACCGTCACGGTAGCCCGGGAAATCACGGACAACCCGCAGGCAGGGGTGGCGATTCAGGGGTGTTGAGGGGTCCGGCAAGGGGGACTGTCCGGGCGGTCGCCGTTCCTAGGGTCGAAGACCCGGAGGGCCCGGGCAGCAGGCGGATCTACGGAGCGGCCATGGTGGACGTCAGCACGCGGACGGAGCGGATGGAACGGCAGCAGGCCGCCGCCGACCGGCTCGACGAGCGGCTCGGGGTGTTCGTGCGCCGCTTCGACATCTCTCGTGCGGAACCGGCCGGTTCCGGCCCGCTGCGGGGCGTCACCCTCGGCGTGAAGGACGTCTTCGCCACCCGTGAGGCGGTCCCCACGGCACACAGCAGGGTGTACGACGCCGACTGGCACCGTGGCCGCGACGCCGTGGCCGTACGACGTC
Encoded proteins:
- a CDS encoding AIR synthase-related protein — protein: MLRDDVPLPVGQVALRDERGAMSPTRVFVSALGDLYDPEPVQEPGPAPLALRTVTSVVDPPFFGNGDIGRLAVCAAVNALVVAGATPRRLALAAVVEAGLPTALLHRAAQSVREAVEEAGVRVAAVDARVVRAGEVDRLALTATGFGVFTHPPPDPGTLRPGDRILVSAPLGSHAVHVLSLRAGLGFEYHVPSDVAPLGGLVEAVRTALPPGALRAAGMVAEGGLAAVLREFAGRSGHAVRVDEAALPVPYGAREAFDVLGLDPLYAAGAGCVCLVVDPAAEAMALTALRGRRNGRLATTVGSVTPGPPGMVELRSAEGDTAPLPADGDEDGAPARLL